One genomic window of Mucilaginibacter sp. SJ includes the following:
- a CDS encoding LacI family DNA-binding transcriptional regulator, producing the protein MKKKLSIVDIANSLNISKTTVSFILNGRAQEKRISDELVKRVLQYVKEVGYKPNSLAKSLRTGKSNIIGLLVQDISNHFFATIARRIEDLAYQNGYKIIYSSTDNDTQKTRELIAMFRDRHVDGYIITPPDNIEDDISDLIKDGFPVVLFDRYLPKVATDYVVVDNLFSTFNATQYLIDKGHKNIAFITYSSIQTQMIERLEGYEKAMHQSKLKPNITEVDFHTTVQEMLKLMTNFLEKNKDVDAILFANNHLGKCGLKAIRKAGKNIPDDIALIAFDDYELFELYTPAVTAIAQPIDEIADNVIKLLMERLNATTPEEKNQHITLATELIIRDSSN; encoded by the coding sequence TTGAAGAAGAAATTATCTATAGTTGACATTGCCAATAGCCTTAATATATCTAAAACTACGGTATCTTTTATCCTTAACGGTCGCGCTCAGGAAAAACGTATCAGTGATGAACTGGTAAAACGCGTATTACAATATGTAAAAGAGGTAGGGTACAAACCAAATTCGTTAGCCAAAAGTTTACGCACCGGCAAATCAAATATTATTGGCTTGCTGGTACAGGATATTTCCAATCATTTTTTTGCCACAATAGCCCGCCGCATAGAGGATCTTGCTTACCAAAACGGTTATAAGATCATTTACAGCAGTACAGATAACGATACTCAAAAAACCCGCGAACTGATAGCTATGTTTCGCGACAGGCATGTTGATGGCTACATTATTACCCCGCCCGATAATATTGAAGATGATATCAGCGATTTGATCAAAGACGGTTTCCCGGTGGTGCTGTTTGACCGCTACCTGCCTAAAGTAGCTACCGATTATGTAGTGGTTGATAACCTGTTCAGCACTTTTAACGCCACACAGTACCTTATTGATAAAGGACATAAAAATATCGCTTTTATAACTTATAGTTCTATCCAAACTCAAATGATAGAGAGGCTTGAAGGTTATGAAAAAGCCATGCACCAAAGCAAATTAAAGCCCAATATCACCGAGGTTGATTTTCACACTACTGTTCAGGAGATGCTTAAGTTAATGACAAACTTCCTGGAAAAAAATAAAGATGTCGATGCCATCCTGTTCGCCAATAATCATTTAGGCAAATGCGGCTTGAAGGCCATCCGGAAAGCAGGTAAAAATATACCGGATGATATTGCTTTGATCGCGTTTGACGATTACGAACTTTTTGAATTGTATACCCCGGCTGTTACCGCTATTGCCCAGCCCATTGATGAAATAGCCGATAATGTGATCAAGCTGCTGATGGAAAGGCTTAACGCCACAACTCCAGAGGAGAAAAATCAACATATAACATTAGCAACCGAACTAATTATCAGGGATTCATCAAACTAA
- a CDS encoding PQQ-dependent sugar dehydrogenase produces MKNRKLLHSILPVVAMGGFMFFTACKSNNDSKKTADSTSTPASTTENAGLKTPEGFSASIIAEKLGGTRHIAITPQGDIYVKLTNVKNNKGILMLHEDGGKAAVKNSFGDYSGTGMSIKNGYLYASSDEEVFRYKLNDKGEVINPDQPEKIVTGLISRHEHEAKAITLDNDGNIYVNIGAYSNACQVEDRKKGSPGQKGCPILDSAGGIWQFKADKLNQHYGDGIRYATGLRNVVGITWNQQNNQLFVMQHGRDQLFEFYPQYFTAKQSAILPAECMYALKKGDNAGWPYMYYDQEQHKKMLMPEYGGDGKIEGGKDAIDPAAAYPGHLAPNGLLFYTGDQFPAKYKNGAFIAFHGSWNRAPEPQAGYFVVFQPFKDGKPEGQWEVFADGFSGSAANTASGAAAHRPCGLAQGPDGSLYVTDDVAGNIYKITYKK; encoded by the coding sequence ATGAAAAACCGCAAATTATTACATTCCATACTGCCTGTAGTTGCTATGGGGGGCTTTATGTTTTTTACAGCCTGCAAAAGCAACAACGACTCAAAGAAAACTGCCGACAGCACTTCTACCCCTGCTTCAACAACAGAAAACGCGGGCCTTAAAACCCCGGAAGGTTTTAGCGCCAGCATTATTGCCGAAAAACTTGGTGGTACCCGCCATATTGCCATTACACCACAAGGCGATATCTATGTAAAACTTACCAACGTTAAAAACAACAAAGGCATTTTAATGCTGCATGAAGATGGTGGTAAGGCTGCTGTTAAAAACAGCTTTGGAGATTACAGCGGTACGGGTATGTCTATAAAAAATGGATATTTATACGCCTCCTCAGATGAGGAAGTTTTTCGCTATAAACTGAACGACAAGGGCGAGGTCATCAATCCTGATCAGCCTGAAAAAATAGTGACCGGTCTTATTAGCCGTCATGAGCATGAAGCTAAGGCCATAACGCTTGATAACGATGGCAACATTTACGTAAACATTGGCGCTTACTCAAATGCCTGCCAGGTTGAAGACCGTAAAAAAGGTTCTCCCGGCCAAAAGGGCTGCCCTATATTAGATTCGGCCGGCGGTATCTGGCAGTTTAAAGCAGATAAATTGAACCAGCATTATGGCGATGGTATACGTTATGCCACCGGTTTGCGTAATGTTGTAGGCATCACCTGGAACCAGCAAAACAACCAGCTTTTTGTAATGCAGCACGGCCGCGACCAGCTGTTTGAATTCTATCCACAGTATTTCACTGCTAAACAATCGGCCATATTACCTGCCGAGTGTATGTACGCGCTTAAAAAGGGTGATAACGCAGGCTGGCCTTACATGTACTACGATCAGGAACAACATAAAAAAATGCTAATGCCTGAATATGGCGGCGACGGTAAGATTGAAGGCGGAAAAGATGCTATCGACCCCGCTGCTGCTTATCCTGGTCACCTTGCCCCTAATGGCCTGTTATTTTACACCGGCGATCAGTTCCCGGCGAAATATAAAAATGGTGCATTCATAGCTTTTCACGGCTCATGGAACCGCGCACCTGAACCGCAGGCCGGTTACTTCGTGGTATTTCAACCATTTAAAGATGGCAAGCCTGAAGGTCAGTGGGAAGTTTTTGCCGATGGCTTTTCTGGCTCTGCTGCTAATACAGCTTCAGGTGCTGCGGCCCACCGTCCATGCGGCTTGGCGCAAGGCCCGGATGGCTCACTGTATGTTACCGACGATGTGGCTGGAAATATTTACAAAATCACCTATAAGAAATAA
- a CDS encoding RidA family protein, translating to MSKFVQTNNHLMKKLLYLILLCAPSVCFAQEANKNVTFLNPSTVGKPFGYSHAVIVDLGKNKMVIMSGQVGLDQAGKLAGNGDLASQTEQVFTNIKNIVEAAGGTMNDLVELNYYIIDASQVQVVRNIRDRYVNTKQPPASTLVQVSKLFRDDILIEIKATAVIKKK from the coding sequence ATGTCCAAATTTGTACAAACCAATAATCACCTGATGAAAAAACTCCTTTATCTCATTTTACTCTGCGCACCGTCGGTTTGTTTTGCCCAGGAGGCAAATAAAAATGTGACTTTTTTAAACCCATCTACAGTAGGTAAGCCTTTTGGCTATTCGCACGCTGTAATTGTTGATCTTGGTAAAAACAAAATGGTGATCATGTCGGGCCAGGTTGGTTTGGATCAGGCTGGTAAGCTTGCCGGTAATGGTGATCTGGCCAGCCAAACTGAACAGGTTTTTACGAATATCAAAAACATTGTTGAGGCCGCAGGCGGGACTATGAATGACCTGGTTGAGTTGAACTATTATATCATAGATGCATCGCAGGTACAGGTAGTTCGTAATATAAGGGATAGATATGTGAATACAAAGCAACCACCGGCAAGTACACTGGTGCAGGTAAGCAAGCTTTTCAGGGATGATATTTTAATTGAGATAAAAGCGACGGCTGTTATCAAAAAGAAGTGA
- a CDS encoding carboxypeptidase-like regulatory domain-containing protein: MEKKLNILFYIMLVLAGCLLITNALAQDNLNRTVALNVKQKKIAEILTIIGEKGKFYFSYSNDVIKTDSVVSIVSSGQTIKNLLDELFHGRVDYKESPGYIILRPTPYRLALVPDTLAGPGNVYYISGYVYDDITGKKLYNASVYEKNSLESTLTDQNGYFQLKIKANGMITLNVSKELYRDTSINFLNNVNVSIKSREYYYSADAANSKSDRSWLGRMFLSSGQKIQNLNLGGYLSTVPVQTSLLPSLGSHGMMSGQIVNNFSLNILGGYNGGVNGVELGGLFNINKQEVKYVQAAGLFNIVGGNSKGVQLAGINNNDQKNIEGIQAAGIYNMVKDSLKGVQLAGIFNHVSNSKGIQAAGIYNYTRKNSNGFSIAGIANVTGNEASGIQVAGIFNKARVIKACHLLW, translated from the coding sequence ATGGAAAAGAAACTAAATATATTATTTTATATAATGCTCGTATTGGCGGGCTGCCTGCTCATTACCAACGCGCTTGCACAGGATAACCTGAACCGTACTGTAGCGCTCAATGTTAAACAAAAAAAGATAGCCGAGATACTGACCATTATCGGCGAAAAAGGCAAGTTTTATTTCTCATACAGCAATGATGTCATCAAAACCGATAGTGTGGTGAGCATAGTATCATCCGGGCAAACGATCAAAAACCTGCTTGATGAGCTGTTTCATGGCAGGGTTGATTATAAGGAGTCGCCGGGGTATATTATACTCCGGCCTACGCCGTACAGGTTAGCTCTTGTGCCTGATACCCTGGCCGGGCCAGGCAATGTTTATTACATCAGCGGTTACGTGTATGATGATATCACCGGCAAAAAACTTTACAATGCCAGTGTTTATGAAAAAAATTCGCTGGAATCAACCCTTACCGATCAGAACGGTTACTTCCAGCTCAAAATAAAAGCCAATGGTATGATTACGCTTAATGTGAGTAAGGAGCTATATCGTGATACCAGTATCAATTTTTTAAATAATGTAAACGTATCCATAAAATCACGCGAATATTATTACAGCGCCGATGCCGCAAATTCAAAATCAGACAGGAGCTGGTTGGGCAGAATGTTCCTTTCATCCGGCCAGAAAATACAGAACCTTAATTTAGGCGGTTACCTTTCAACGGTTCCGGTACAAACCTCGCTTTTACCAAGTTTAGGAAGCCATGGTATGATGAGCGGACAAATAGTCAATAACTTTTCGCTCAATATTTTAGGGGGGTATAACGGTGGCGTTAATGGCGTTGAACTTGGGGGACTGTTTAATATCAACAAACAGGAAGTTAAATATGTACAGGCGGCCGGGCTCTTTAATATTGTTGGGGGTAACAGCAAAGGCGTTCAACTGGCCGGCATTAATAATAACGACCAGAAAAACATAGAAGGTATCCAGGCGGCGGGCATATATAATATGGTAAAAGACAGTCTTAAGGGTGTTCAGCTTGCCGGGATCTTTAACCACGTGAGCAATAGCAAAGGTATCCAGGCGGCAGGTATTTACAATTACACCCGGAAAAACAGCAACGGGTTTAGTATTGCGGGGATAGCCAATGTTACAGGCAACGAAGCAAGCGGAATACAGGTAGCAGGAATTTTTAATAAAGCCCGGGTGATAAAGGCGTGTCATTTGCTATGGTAA
- a CDS encoding FecR family protein, giving the protein MMDDLLTKYMLNETTSVENETINRWLGENDDNRKYFDHFKLIWDTSRELKIESKLDPDASWAEFKQLSQNRGEASATIKSLKPANRWLKMAAMWLVILGSAGILYAVLKPGKPNMLTLKSGNMVRKVTLADGSLITMNKNSVLNYPDRFTGDTREISLKGEAFFDVAHDKSKPFMIHVNDLVVKVVGTSFNIKTTGPNTEVIVETGVVQVIQQEIVVKLKPKEKASVQSGRLQKGSSQDELYNYYRTQKFVANKTPLWRLVDVLNEAYHANIVIDNKKLANRTITTTFKAGSLDGILEVISKTLGDVKVIKKPHLIIIKN; this is encoded by the coding sequence ATGATGGACGATTTATTAACCAAATACATGCTGAACGAAACCACGTCGGTTGAGAATGAAACCATCAACCGCTGGCTTGGCGAAAATGACGATAACCGAAAGTATTTTGATCATTTTAAACTGATCTGGGATACCAGCCGCGAACTTAAAATAGAAAGTAAGCTTGATCCTGATGCTTCATGGGCTGAATTTAAACAGCTGTCACAAAACAGGGGGGAGGCATCGGCTACAATTAAATCTTTAAAGCCGGCAAACCGCTGGCTTAAAATGGCTGCTATGTGGCTGGTTATATTAGGGAGCGCGGGAATATTGTATGCGGTGCTTAAACCCGGTAAGCCCAATATGCTCACGTTAAAAAGCGGCAACATGGTTCGCAAGGTTACTTTAGCCGATGGCTCATTGATCACCATGAATAAAAACTCGGTATTGAATTACCCTGACAGATTTACCGGCGATACCAGGGAGATTTCGTTAAAAGGAGAAGCTTTTTTTGATGTGGCGCATGATAAATCAAAACCATTTATGATCCACGTAAATGACCTGGTTGTGAAGGTGGTAGGTACATCGTTCAATATTAAAACTACCGGCCCCAATACCGAGGTTATTGTTGAAACCGGCGTTGTGCAGGTAATTCAGCAGGAGATAGTGGTGAAACTAAAACCTAAGGAGAAAGCATCGGTACAAAGTGGCCGCCTGCAGAAAGGCAGCAGCCAGGATGAGCTATATAATTATTATCGTACCCAAAAGTTCGTAGCCAATAAAACACCACTGTGGCGGCTTGTGGATGTGCTTAATGAAGCCTATCACGCAAATATTGTGATAGATAATAAAAAACTGGCTAACAGGACTATAACAACCACATTTAAAGCAGGTTCACTTGATGGGATTTTAGAGGTCATAAGCAAAACCCTTGGCGATGTTAAAGTGATCAAAAAACCTCATCTCATCATAATCAAAAACTGA
- a CDS encoding RNA polymerase sigma-70 factor — translation MLTQTDDILDINSEQLIPLLLSGDEATFEKVYKHFIRPLHVYAISILRDEDTAKGMVQNVFMRLWERKERLNFTGSIKAYLYGAVYNECLNNLRHQKVKVNHQQHVLYMTKDKVDGSAGGMELLDLKEKLQQALNDLPEKCRTVFQLSRFEDLKYQEIADELGISIKTVENQMGRALKTLRLKLVDYLPLIIWLISRAFNII, via the coding sequence ATGTTAACCCAAACTGATGATATTTTGGATATAAATAGCGAACAATTGATCCCGCTGCTGCTCTCGGGCGATGAAGCAACCTTTGAAAAGGTTTATAAGCACTTCATCAGGCCGTTACATGTGTATGCTATCTCTATTTTAAGAGATGAAGATACGGCGAAGGGGATGGTACAAAACGTTTTCATGCGGCTCTGGGAACGCAAAGAGCGGCTGAATTTCACCGGCTCGATAAAGGCCTACTTGTATGGCGCGGTTTATAACGAATGCCTTAATAACCTGAGGCACCAGAAAGTAAAGGTTAATCACCAGCAGCATGTACTGTATATGACGAAGGATAAAGTTGATGGAAGCGCCGGCGGTATGGAGCTGCTTGATCTCAAAGAAAAATTACAGCAAGCCCTAAACGATTTGCCCGAAAAATGTCGGACGGTATTTCAGCTAAGCAGGTTTGAGGATTTAAAATACCAGGAAATTGCCGACGAATTAGGCATCTCCATAAAAACAGTAGAAAACCAGATGGGCAGAGCCCTGAAAACATTACGGCTCAAATTAGTTGATTACCTGCCGTTGATCATTTGGCTTATCAGCCGGGCTTTTAATATTATTTAA
- a CDS encoding ATP-binding protein gives MKISKILYVILILLIGTIVRVSAQNNYVAAVHGVLDLRNQPVNDKIELAGNWLFYWNQLINPNDTTAIKDRLLVEFPFKWSGYTWRGKRLPAFGYGTYRLKVLLPQKHGELKLAMPDVYSAYRLYINKKLVSSNGKVTTSGKGFEAHWEYHAVDLPNIDTINITLQISNFIHSKGGISKPIFIGPAERIDLARHRAEGIDLMLTGCLLMGGLFFLGLYLLGSRDKAILLFALFSIVYSYRIIGTDNYVLHTLLPDINWYVTARLEYMSLFSGIGLFGLYTLYLYPADVDRRVVNVINGICFSFTLMTLFSPPWIFTQLVNPFLAVMLFCLVYIPYVYSKAWRNNRPGSVYALMSAFALMSVFAISLFHYWALIPPLQLVSFLGYIAFFFLQSLVLAHRVSFVLKKARAEAEQGLKVKSEFLSTMSHEIRTPLNSVIGMSHLLLKNEPRKDQIEHLDVMLFSANNLLAIVNDVLDYNKIEAGKITFENIEMDLAAIARNVVGGLQTVAHDKDITLKLDFDKRLQHKLLGDPTRLSQVITNLVHNAIKFTPSGEVVLGIEVKEQTETTATLMVFVKDTGIGIPRGKQKLIFERFTQADSSISRSFGGTGLGLAISKKILELQESSLQLISEEGVGSVFYFIKTFEKAGKISEAVNVNVKPDANDKLLSGISILLVDDNPMNVLVAQTYLKRWGAITDVATNGQEALDKLDTLKHRLVLMDLQMPVMDGYESTKKMRLNGISIPIIALTANLPKDVEDEAYKTGFDDIVMKPFLPDELHSKVLHHVFKQEHV, from the coding sequence ATGAAGATCAGTAAGATTCTATACGTTATACTTATATTATTGATCGGAACCATAGTAAGGGTATCTGCACAAAATAACTATGTAGCCGCGGTGCACGGCGTACTCGACCTTCGCAATCAGCCTGTCAACGATAAAATTGAACTGGCTGGAAACTGGCTGTTCTACTGGAACCAATTGATAAATCCCAATGACACTACTGCTATTAAGGACAGGCTTTTGGTTGAGTTTCCGTTTAAATGGAGTGGGTATACCTGGCGGGGCAAAAGGCTACCTGCGTTTGGCTATGGTACTTACCGGCTCAAAGTTTTACTTCCCCAGAAGCACGGCGAATTAAAGCTGGCCATGCCTGATGTTTACAGCGCATACAGGCTTTATATTAACAAAAAGTTAGTATCGTCAAACGGGAAGGTAACTACTTCCGGAAAAGGATTTGAAGCACATTGGGAATATCATGCTGTTGATCTGCCCAACATTGATACCATCAATATCACACTGCAAATTTCTAATTTTATACACAGTAAAGGAGGGATCAGTAAACCTATATTCATAGGGCCTGCAGAAAGAATTGACCTGGCCCGGCATCGTGCCGAAGGTATTGACCTGATGCTGACAGGCTGTTTATTAATGGGCGGGCTATTTTTCCTTGGCTTATACTTGCTGGGCAGTCGCGACAAAGCCATTTTACTTTTTGCCCTGTTCTCTATAGTTTATAGTTACCGGATCATAGGTACAGATAACTATGTGCTGCACACCTTATTGCCCGATATTAACTGGTACGTAACAGCCCGGCTGGAATATATGAGCTTATTTTCAGGAATAGGCTTGTTCGGCCTTTACACGTTATACTTATATCCGGCAGATGTAGATCGCCGGGTTGTAAATGTTATTAATGGCATTTGCTTTTCGTTCACTTTAATGACATTGTTTAGTCCTCCCTGGATTTTTACCCAGTTAGTGAACCCTTTTTTAGCAGTGATGCTGTTTTGCCTGGTTTATATTCCATATGTATACTCAAAAGCATGGCGCAATAACAGGCCCGGATCTGTTTATGCTTTAATGAGCGCGTTTGCTTTAATGTCAGTATTTGCGATATCGCTTTTTCATTACTGGGCATTAATACCTCCGCTGCAACTGGTTAGCTTTTTAGGATATATCGCTTTTTTCTTTTTGCAGTCGCTTGTGTTAGCGCACCGGGTATCATTTGTATTGAAAAAGGCAAGGGCCGAAGCCGAACAGGGTTTAAAAGTTAAAAGTGAATTTTTGAGTACGATGAGCCACGAAATCCGGACACCGCTTAATTCGGTAATAGGGATGAGCCATCTGCTGCTTAAGAACGAGCCACGCAAGGATCAGATCGAACATCTCGACGTTATGCTTTTTTCGGCTAATAACCTTTTGGCAATAGTGAATGATGTATTGGATTATAACAAGATAGAAGCCGGGAAAATAACTTTTGAAAACATAGAGATGGACCTGGCTGCAATTGCCCGCAATGTAGTAGGTGGTTTGCAAACAGTAGCACATGATAAGGATATAACCCTGAAGCTTGATTTTGATAAGAGATTGCAGCATAAACTGCTTGGCGACCCCACCCGCTTGTCGCAGGTAATTACTAACCTCGTTCATAATGCCATAAAGTTTACCCCAAGCGGCGAGGTAGTGTTAGGTATTGAGGTGAAAGAACAAACCGAAACCACAGCCACGTTAATGGTGTTTGTTAAAGATACCGGTATCGGTATCCCCCGTGGCAAACAGAAACTCATATTTGAGCGCTTTACCCAGGCCGATTCGTCCATATCACGCAGTTTTGGTGGGACAGGTTTAGGTCTTGCAATCAGTAAAAAAATATTGGAGTTACAGGAGTCGTCTTTACAATTGATTAGTGAGGAAGGGGTAGGTTCGGTATTTTATTTTATTAAAACCTTTGAAAAAGCCGGTAAAATATCAGAGGCGGTTAATGTTAACGTTAAACCCGATGCAAATGATAAGCTCCTGAGCGGGATCTCTATTTTGCTGGTTGATGATAACCCGATGAATGTGCTGGTAGCGCAAACTTATTTAAAACGCTGGGGGGCTATTACTGATGTGGCAACCAACGGACAGGAAGCACTTGACAAGCTGGATACGTTAAAACATCGCCTTGTGCTGATGGATTTGCAAATGCCTGTGATGGATGGGTATGAATCCACAAAAAAAATGAGATTGAACGGCATAAGCATTCCCATTATAGCCCTTACCGCCAATCTTCCCAAAGATGTAGAGGACGAAGCTTATAAAACAGGTTTTGATGACATTGTGATGAAACCTTTTTTACCCGATGAGCTGCATAGTAAAGTATTACATCACGTTTTTAAGCAGGAGCATGTATAA
- a CDS encoding glycoside hydrolase family 35 protein — MKKILLSLLLLTLTTSQVFSQAKHSFKIADGNFIYDGKPIQIHSGEMHFARIPKAYWKQRLQMLRAMGMNAVATYVFWNHHEVSPGVWDFKTDNRDIREFVKTAQQEGLMVILRPGPYACAEWEFGGYPWWLQNDKQLVIRSKNDRFLDSCKTYINQLMGQVKDLQITHGGPIIMVQAENEFGSYVAQRKDVPLADHKIYSAAIKDLLLKAGVDVPLFTSDGDWLFEGGVIKGALPTANGEGDTKNLKKLINQYNEGRGPYMVAEYYPGWLDHWGEKFEKVSETSVIKDLEKYLKDTVSFNIYMAHGGTNFGFTSGANYDKEHQIQPDITSYDYDAPISEAGWVTPKFTAIRNLMKRYAAYAIPEVPAQIPVIGIPAIKLTKTVDLLEMAKAQQAVESDTPQTFEALNQGHGYVLYSRKFTQPVSGTLNLEGLRDYATIYVNGEKVAELNRQSNKFSCPINIPFNARLDILVENLGRINYGGEIIHNLKGIISPVKIDDHEITGNWQMYKLPMDKAPALGAGTTNTAGHPTLYQGTFDLNKVGDTFLDMKNWGKGIVFVNGINVGRYWKIGPQQTLYLPGCWLKKGTNSVVVLDQLNETQQTEITTVTVPVLDGPVSK, encoded by the coding sequence ATGAAAAAAATACTCCTCTCTTTATTACTGCTAACCCTCACAACTTCACAGGTTTTTAGCCAGGCGAAACATAGTTTTAAAATTGCTGATGGTAATTTTATTTATGATGGAAAACCTATCCAGATCCACTCAGGCGAAATGCATTTTGCAAGAATTCCTAAAGCTTACTGGAAGCAGCGCCTGCAAATGCTCAGGGCAATGGGCATGAACGCTGTTGCTACTTACGTTTTCTGGAACCATCATGAAGTTAGTCCGGGTGTATGGGACTTTAAAACGGATAACCGCGATATCCGCGAGTTTGTAAAAACCGCACAGCAGGAGGGCTTAATGGTAATATTAAGACCAGGCCCCTATGCATGTGCCGAATGGGAATTTGGCGGCTATCCGTGGTGGCTCCAAAATGATAAACAATTGGTTATCCGCAGTAAAAACGATCGTTTCCTGGACTCCTGCAAAACTTACATTAACCAGTTGATGGGGCAGGTTAAAGACCTGCAAATAACTCATGGCGGGCCAATAATTATGGTTCAGGCCGAAAATGAATTTGGATCATATGTAGCCCAGCGTAAGGATGTGCCGCTTGCCGATCATAAAATTTACAGCGCAGCTATAAAAGACCTGCTTTTAAAAGCGGGCGTTGATGTGCCATTGTTTACTTCTGATGGCGACTGGTTGTTTGAAGGCGGCGTAATTAAAGGGGCATTGCCAACTGCCAATGGCGAAGGCGATACCAAAAATTTGAAGAAACTCATTAACCAATATAACGAAGGTAGAGGCCCTTATATGGTGGCCGAATATTATCCCGGCTGGCTTGACCATTGGGGCGAGAAATTTGAAAAAGTATCAGAAACATCGGTAATCAAAGACCTGGAGAAGTACCTGAAAGATACCGTATCATTTAATATATACATGGCACACGGTGGCACCAACTTTGGTTTCACAAGCGGTGCTAATTACGACAAGGAACATCAAATTCAGCCGGATATTACCAGCTATGATTACGACGCTCCTATTAGTGAGGCAGGATGGGTAACTCCCAAGTTTACAGCTATCCGCAACCTTATGAAAAGGTACGCAGCCTATGCCATTCCTGAAGTGCCCGCGCAGATCCCTGTGATCGGGATCCCGGCTATTAAGCTTACCAAAACAGTCGATTTGCTGGAGATGGCGAAAGCCCAGCAGGCAGTAGAAAGCGATACCCCACAAACATTTGAAGCGCTTAATCAGGGCCATGGTTATGTATTATACAGCCGTAAATTTACCCAACCTGTCAGCGGCACTTTAAACCTGGAAGGTTTGCGGGATTATGCAACCATATATGTAAATGGCGAAAAAGTTGCGGAGCTTAACAGGCAAAGTAATAAATTCAGCTGCCCTATAAATATTCCTTTTAATGCGCGTTTGGATATTTTGGTTGAAAACCTTGGCCGGATCAATTACGGCGGCGAGATCATTCACAATCTTAAAGGAATCATCAGCCCGGTGAAGATTGACGATCATGAAATTACAGGCAACTGGCAAATGTATAAGCTGCCCATGGATAAAGCTCCTGCGCTTGGGGCAGGCACAACAAACACAGCCGGCCATCCAACACTTTACCAGGGAACATTTGACCTGAATAAAGTGGGGGATACCTTTTTAGACATGAAGAATTGGGGTAAAGGCATAGTATTCGTAAACGGCATCAACGTTGGCCGCTATTGGAAAATTGGCCCGCAGCAAACGCTTTATTTACCAGGCTGCTGGCTTAAAAAGGGTACAAACAGCGTTGTTGTGCTTGATCAGTTGAATGAAACTCAACAAACTGAAATCACTACAGTAACCGTACCGGTATTAGATGGCCCGGTAAGTAAATAA
- a CDS encoding sigma-70 family RNA polymerase sigma factor translates to MRDLNITQSITARDAASLEKYFSDITREPTINTEEEVLLAGKIRQGDLSALHRLVKANLRFVVSVAKKYQHQGMPMGDLISEGNLGLLEAAKRFDETRGFKFISYAVWWIRQRIMEALLDKTRMIRLPANQVDMIVHVNRATGVLEQKLERLPVQDEIAAFLETAEWKVKEALQAAPFTHSYDKADTPGNEGYSLLDRLHTDEPGIEALLEAFQLKQQLDDLLGKLNDAERSVIFYHYGLNGHSELSAPEIGNRLGISAERVRQLRNRAIDKLRESANLKKLKI, encoded by the coding sequence ATGAGAGACCTGAATATTACCCAATCGATCACAGCCCGGGATGCTGCTTCGCTGGAAAAGTATTTTAGTGATATTACCCGCGAGCCAACTATCAATACGGAAGAAGAAGTTCTGTTAGCCGGGAAGATCCGGCAGGGAGATCTGTCGGCTTTGCATAGGTTGGTAAAGGCCAATCTGCGTTTTGTGGTTTCCGTGGCAAAAAAATATCAGCACCAGGGCATGCCCATGGGCGACCTGATAAGCGAAGGTAATTTGGGTTTGCTTGAAGCCGCGAAACGGTTTGACGAAACCCGCGGCTTCAAATTTATATCTTATGCAGTTTGGTGGATCAGGCAACGAATTATGGAAGCACTGTTGGATAAAACACGGATGATCCGACTGCCTGCCAATCAGGTGGATATGATTGTACATGTTAACAGGGCTACAGGGGTTCTGGAACAAAAACTTGAACGACTGCCTGTTCAGGATGAAATAGCGGCATTCCTGGAAACTGCTGAATGGAAAGTAAAAGAAGCTTTGCAAGCTGCTCCTTTTACTCATTCGTATGATAAAGCTGATACGCCCGGCAATGAGGGATATAGCCTGCTTGATCGGTTACATACTGATGAACCTGGAATAGAGGCCCTTTTGGAAGCCTTTCAACTTAAACAACAGCTTGATGATTTGCTCGGCAAGCTAAACGATGCCGAACGATCTGTTATATTTTATCATTATGGCCTGAACGGACACAGCGAGCTCTCGGCCCCCGAAATCGGTAACCGACTTGGTATTAGCGCAGAAAGAGTTAGGCAGCTAAGAAACCGGGCAATTGATAAGCTTAGGGAAAGTGCTAATTTGAAAAAGCTTAAAATTTAA